A single window of Treponema denticola ATCC 35405 DNA harbors:
- a CDS encoding DegT/DnrJ/EryC1/StrS family aminotransferase: protein MKIPVYSSTIRRSEMDAVLTCMVEEKIGPGEMNQKLIKQVCETFQTAGAAAFRSPAIALNYALKALNLENEALVIISSLAPSWQYVELNRQGYKPIVLDVEADSVFPSFESIENAVQAGGRVLVLHETLGFLPDMEKILSLNIPVIEDISQSAGAAYKEKYAGSMGVFSILGLEEKDILTGGGGAVLLAPERRNAIVLKKLYDESPLTDQLPDINASLAFVQLKQMAKNMEQRKEMHESYIRSLMQGKHKTIAQKEDTVNPVYSFPVILNSGVSDVQKYAAKKDIDIELAFKNSTVEYLKENQESFINASSLLLRCVLFPLYPRLGAKKSSEIARVLATLP, encoded by the coding sequence ATGAAAATACCCGTTTACAGTTCCACTATAAGACGCTCCGAAATGGATGCTGTTCTTACATGTATGGTTGAGGAAAAAATAGGCCCCGGTGAGATGAACCAAAAGCTTATCAAGCAGGTTTGCGAGACCTTTCAAACGGCAGGAGCCGCCGCATTTAGAAGCCCGGCCATAGCTTTAAATTATGCTTTAAAGGCCTTAAACCTTGAAAACGAAGCATTGGTTATTATCTCAAGCCTTGCACCATCTTGGCAATATGTAGAATTAAACCGCCAAGGGTATAAGCCGATTGTGCTTGATGTAGAAGCCGATTCCGTTTTTCCTTCCTTCGAGAGCATTGAAAATGCGGTTCAAGCAGGCGGAAGAGTTCTTGTCCTACATGAAACCTTGGGCTTTTTACCCGATATGGAAAAGATATTAAGCTTAAACATTCCCGTAATAGAAGATATTTCTCAAAGTGCAGGAGCTGCCTATAAGGAAAAATATGCCGGCAGTATGGGAGTCTTTTCGATTTTGGGACTGGAAGAAAAGGATATTCTAACAGGTGGAGGAGGTGCCGTATTACTTGCTCCCGAAAGGCGGAATGCAATAGTTTTAAAAAAACTTTATGACGAATCCCCTCTTACAGACCAATTGCCCGACATAAATGCTTCCTTGGCCTTTGTGCAGTTGAAGCAGATGGCAAAAAACATGGAGCAGCGCAAGGAAATGCACGAGTCCTATATCCGCTCTTTAATGCAGGGAAAACATAAAACGATAGCTCAAAAAGAAGACACGGTAAATCCGGTTTATTCTTTTCCGGTTATTTTAAATTCCGGAGTTTCTGATGTGCAAAAATATGCGGCAAAAAAGGATATAGACATAGAGCTTGCTTTTAAAAATTCTACCGTCGAATACTTAAAAGAAAATCAAGAAAGTTTTATAAATGCATCTTCTCTTTTATTAAGATGTGTTCTTTTTCCTCTTTATCCGCGATTGGGTGCAAAAAAATCGTCCGAGATTGCAAGAGTTTTAGCTACCCTGCCCTAA